In Desulfuromonadales bacterium, one genomic interval encodes:
- a CDS encoding 4'-phosphopantetheinyl transferase superfamily protein: MPIQLVRGLLGRPHLLLGDSPGPAVSFSESGGKVWAALCGDESDIGIDVAGTDEFQGEYPLHRVFQPAELEHAAKLADGDLAAAAALLWSIKEAAVKALGCAFHLVEPRQIAVYPATEGTACGDGGYTFAVGLSGKARERFPLAANQTLWVRSFPQRQMWLSIALWQRRPTAS, encoded by the coding sequence TTGCCGATACAGCTGGTACGTGGTCTGCTCGGCAGGCCGCATCTCCTTTTGGGAGATTCTCCAGGTCCGGCCGTCTCCTTCAGCGAGAGTGGCGGAAAGGTCTGGGCCGCGCTTTGTGGCGATGAGTCCGATATCGGCATCGATGTGGCAGGGACCGATGAATTTCAAGGAGAATACCCCCTGCACCGGGTCTTTCAGCCAGCAGAGCTCGAACATGCCGCGAAGTTGGCGGACGGCGATCTGGCAGCGGCCGCAGCCCTGCTCTGGTCGATCAAGGAGGCTGCAGTCAAAGCCCTGGGTTGTGCCTTCCATCTCGTGGAACCGCGGCAAATCGCCGTCTATCCAGCGACAGAGGGAACGGCCTGCGGGGACGGCGGCTATACCTTTGCGGTGGGCTTGTCAGGAAAGGCTCGGGAGCGATTCCCCCTGGCGGCCAACCAAACCCTGTGGGTGCGTTCGTTTCCTCAGCGCCAGATGTGGCTTTCCATCGCCCTCTGGCAGCGGAGACCGACAGCCTCATGA